In one window of Paucibacter aquatile DNA:
- the flgJ gene encoding flagellar assembly peptidoglycan hydrolase FlgJ, producing MALSPNNGMALGGGTSLGNDHRSIETLRAAASRDPKSSIRETARQFESLFMQEVMKSMRSNTMATGMLENSATQMGSEMLDTQFAGKMTGLPGGLSDAIARQLQRQMGVTDGKAEPLKTVQPLPTLAKKNVAPHVASFIQKHDDAAKAAEASTGIPASFMIAQAAHESGWGKREINTKDGQPSFNVFGIKATPGWKGAVAEVQTTEYVDGKAQRVTAKFRAYGSYEEAFKDYAKLISNNERYSKVVAQAQTGGAKGFAQGLQNAGYATDPEYASKLARVINTTVRVQRALA from the coding sequence ATGGCCCTCTCTCCCAACAATGGCATGGCCCTCGGTGGTGGCACCAGCCTGGGCAACGACCACCGCTCGATCGAAACCCTGCGTGCCGCCGCCTCGCGCGACCCCAAGAGCAGCATTCGCGAGACCGCGCGCCAGTTCGAATCCCTGTTCATGCAGGAGGTGATGAAGAGCATGCGCTCCAACACCATGGCCACCGGCATGCTGGAGAACTCCGCCACACAGATGGGCAGCGAAATGCTGGACACCCAGTTCGCCGGCAAGATGACCGGCCTGCCGGGCGGTCTGTCCGATGCGATTGCACGTCAGCTGCAGCGCCAGATGGGCGTGACTGACGGCAAGGCGGAGCCGCTCAAGACCGTGCAGCCCCTACCCACCCTGGCCAAGAAGAATGTGGCGCCGCATGTGGCCAGCTTCATCCAGAAGCACGACGACGCGGCCAAGGCCGCCGAGGCCAGCACCGGCATTCCGGCCAGCTTCATGATCGCCCAGGCGGCGCATGAGTCCGGCTGGGGCAAGCGCGAGATCAACACCAAGGACGGCCAGCCCTCCTTCAACGTCTTCGGCATCAAGGCCACGCCGGGCTGGAAGGGCGCCGTCGCCGAGGTGCAGACCACCGAGTATGTGGATGGCAAGGCCCAGCGCGTGACCGCCAAGTTCCGCGCCTACGGCAGCTACGAAGAAGCGTTCAAGGACTACGCCAAGCTGATCAGCAACAACGAGCGCTACAGCAAGGTCGTGGCCCAGGCCCAGACGGGCGGGGCCAAGGGCTTTGCCCAGGGCTTGCAGAACGCCGGCTATGCCACCGACCCCGAGTACGCCAGCAAGCTGGCCCGGGTGATCAACACCACGGTGCGCGTGCAGCGCGCCCTGGCCTGA
- the flgC gene encoding flagellar basal body rod protein FlgC, translated as MSMFQIFNVSGSAVSAQSQRLNVVASNLANADTVAGPDGQAYKARQVVFQTALMGANGDQGAAGVRVSTISEDQTPGRRVHDPKHPKADAEGYVTYSNVNTVEEMVNMISASRSYQNNIEVMSTAKSLLLKTLQLGQS; from the coding sequence ATGTCCATGTTTCAAATCTTCAATGTCTCGGGCAGCGCCGTCAGCGCGCAGAGCCAGCGCCTCAATGTGGTGGCCAGCAATCTGGCCAATGCCGACACCGTGGCCGGACCCGATGGTCAGGCCTACAAGGCCCGCCAGGTGGTGTTTCAGACCGCCCTGATGGGCGCCAACGGCGACCAGGGTGCCGCCGGCGTGCGCGTCAGCACCATCAGCGAAGACCAGACGCCCGGGCGCCGGGTTCACGATCCCAAGCATCCCAAGGCCGACGCCGAAGGCTATGTGACCTACAGCAATGTCAACACGGTGGAGGAGATGGTCAACATGATCTCGGCCTCCCGCTCCTACCAGAACAACATCGAGGTGATGAGCACGGCCAAGAGCCTGCTGCTCAAAACCCTGCAGCTCGGCCAGTCCTGA
- the flgE gene encoding flagellar hook protein FlgE, with translation MSFQQGLSGLNGASKNLDVIGNNIANAGTYGSKASRAEFKDVYAGALNGAGSSPVGIGTALAAVAQQFTQGNITTTESPMDLAINGGGFFQLSDGKNPTMYSRNGQFKVDRNGFIVNNDQLKLMGYPADGAGVIQPGLAQPLQLPTSGIAPKTTTAITTEFNLDSRSKVTANAAIPGIDLKNPATYNNATSLTAYDAKGQDVAITLYFQKNEPAADGSTTWNIFATANGSPFATDSAGGAIGTDASGNPLTPYATVTFPKTGGKPIDPTTKLNMDVPAGRNAAGAATLDIPGIQFDVLGATENGSSFAVTNLTQDGYAPGQLSGILIENSGIVMARYSNGQSKPAGQVELASFRSPQGLQPMGGNVWARTFSSGEAVVGVPGDGNLGKLQSGALEESNVDLTAELVNMVTAQRAYQASAQTIKTQDQVLQTIVNLR, from the coding sequence ATGAGCTTCCAACAAGGCCTCTCCGGATTGAACGGCGCGAGCAAGAATCTCGACGTCATCGGCAACAACATCGCCAATGCCGGCACCTATGGTTCCAAGGCCTCACGGGCCGAGTTCAAAGATGTGTATGCCGGCGCACTCAACGGCGCGGGCAGCAGCCCGGTCGGCATCGGAACGGCCCTGGCCGCCGTGGCCCAGCAGTTCACACAGGGCAATATCACCACGACCGAAAGCCCCATGGACCTGGCCATCAACGGCGGCGGCTTCTTCCAGCTCAGCGATGGCAAGAACCCGACCATGTACAGCCGCAACGGCCAGTTCAAGGTCGACCGCAACGGCTTCATCGTCAACAACGACCAGCTCAAGCTCATGGGCTACCCGGCCGATGGCGCCGGCGTGATCCAGCCCGGCCTGGCCCAGCCCCTGCAGCTGCCCACCTCGGGCATCGCGCCCAAGACCACCACCGCCATCACCACCGAGTTCAACCTCGACTCGCGCTCCAAAGTCACGGCCAACGCCGCCATTCCTGGCATCGACCTGAAGAACCCGGCCACCTACAACAACGCCACCTCGCTGACGGCCTATGACGCCAAGGGCCAGGACGTGGCCATCACGCTCTACTTCCAGAAGAACGAGCCCGCCGCCGACGGCAGCACGACCTGGAACATCTTCGCCACCGCCAACGGCTCACCCTTCGCCACCGATTCCGCCGGCGGCGCCATCGGCACCGATGCCAGTGGCAACCCGCTGACGCCCTATGCCACCGTGACCTTCCCCAAGACCGGTGGCAAGCCCATCGATCCCACGACCAAGCTGAACATGGATGTGCCCGCCGGCCGCAACGCCGCCGGCGCCGCCACCCTGGACATCCCCGGCATCCAGTTTGACGTGCTGGGCGCCACCGAGAACGGCTCCAGCTTCGCCGTGACCAACCTGACCCAGGACGGCTACGCTCCGGGCCAGCTCTCCGGCATCCTGATCGAGAACAGCGGCATCGTCATGGCGCGTTACTCCAACGGTCAATCCAAGCCGGCGGGCCAGGTCGAGCTGGCCTCCTTCCGCAGCCCGCAAGGCCTGCAGCCCATGGGCGGCAATGTCTGGGCGCGCACCTTCTCCTCGGGCGAGGCGGTGGTGGGCGTGCCGGGTGACGGCAACCTGGGCAAGCTGCAATCGGGCGCGCTGGAAGAGTCCAACGTCGACCTGACCGCCGAGCTGGTCAATATGGTCACCGCCCAGCGCGCCTACCAGGCCAGCGCTCAGACCATCAAGACCCAGGACCAGGTGCTGCAGACCATCGTCAACCTGCGTTGA
- a CDS encoding flagellar hook assembly protein FlgD has protein sequence MDVISAVKSTGTTTNTAEESASKKAVDTQDRFLKLLVAQMQNQDPMNPMDNAQVTSQMAQIQTVSGVSTLDNSIKSLANQFTQMQALQSVSLVGREVSVEGNRLQQTNGVGEGSYALSSPADAVKLEVLSPAGAVVDTVQLGAQGTGRHNFKWASDKYADDAGLKFRITATKGTAAVSSTLYAQDKVLAVNTSGTSLKLQLQNAGLVDYASIKTFD, from the coding sequence ATGGACGTCATCAGCGCCGTCAAGTCGACCGGCACCACCACCAACACCGCGGAAGAGTCGGCCAGCAAGAAGGCCGTGGACACGCAGGACCGTTTTCTCAAGCTGCTGGTCGCGCAGATGCAGAACCAGGACCCCATGAACCCCATGGACAACGCCCAGGTGACCAGCCAGATGGCGCAGATCCAGACGGTCAGCGGCGTCAGCACCCTGGACAACAGCATCAAGTCCCTGGCCAACCAGTTCACCCAGATGCAGGCCCTGCAAAGCGTCTCCTTGGTGGGCCGCGAAGTCAGCGTCGAGGGCAACCGCCTGCAGCAAACCAACGGGGTGGGCGAAGGCAGCTACGCCTTGAGCAGCCCCGCCGATGCGGTGAAGCTGGAGGTCTTGAGCCCCGCCGGCGCCGTGGTCGACACGGTGCAGCTCGGCGCGCAAGGCACCGGCCGCCACAACTTCAAGTGGGCCTCGGACAAGTACGCCGACGACGCCGGACTCAAATTCCGCATCACTGCGACCAAGGGCACGGCCGCCGTGAGCAGCACGCTTTACGCCCAGGACAAGGTGCTGGCCGTCAACACCAGCGGCACCTCGCTGAAGCTGCAGCTTCAGAACGCTGGGCTGGTTGACTACGCCAGCATCAAGACTTTCGACTGA
- the flgB gene encoding flagellar basal body rod protein FlgB: MLNRLTANLNFQTEALALRSERQRMLASNIANADTPGYQARDLDFSRALREATSSSRGSGQLLTTQGGHMGPIGGGRSEASKLYAVPAQTNLDNNTVDMDRERASFADNSVKYEATLRFINSSVRTTLDAMKSPNAA, encoded by the coding sequence ATGCTGAACCGACTGACCGCCAACCTGAACTTCCAGACCGAGGCCCTGGCCCTGCGCTCGGAACGCCAGCGCATGCTCGCCAGCAATATTGCCAATGCCGACACCCCGGGCTACCAAGCCCGCGATCTTGACTTCTCCCGCGCTCTGCGTGAGGCCACCTCGTCCAGCCGCGGCTCGGGCCAGCTCCTGACCACCCAGGGAGGCCATATGGGCCCGATCGGCGGCGGGCGCAGCGAAGCGAGCAAGCTCTATGCCGTGCCGGCGCAGACCAATCTGGACAACAACACCGTCGACATGGACCGCGAACGGGCCAGCTTCGCCGACAACTCCGTCAAGTACGAAGCCACGCTGCGTTTCATCAACAGCTCGGTGCGCACCACGCTGGACGCCATGAAGTCGCCCAACGCGGCCTGA
- the flgF gene encoding flagellar basal-body rod protein FlgF, whose translation MDRMIYLSMAGAKAAMQRQDVLANNLANVSTNGFRAELQAFRSVPVRGDGASTRAYALETTTGYNSDPGVMQATSRSLDVAMKGNAWLAVQGLDGTEAYTRAGALDVNAEGLLVIRNGLPVQGDGGPINAPPNTELSIGGDGTVSAKAANGTSTTIGKLKLVTPEARLTRGADGLFRAPDGDLPADPTARLQDGALEGSNVSAVETMVSMIAAGRQFEQQMKLMQIAQTQGQQSAKLLGTT comes from the coding sequence ATGGACCGCATGATCTACCTCTCGATGGCCGGCGCCAAGGCGGCCATGCAGCGTCAGGACGTGCTGGCCAACAACCTGGCCAACGTCTCGACCAATGGCTTCCGGGCCGAGCTGCAGGCCTTTCGCTCGGTGCCGGTGCGTGGCGATGGCGCCAGCACCCGAGCCTACGCCCTGGAAACGACCACCGGCTACAACTCCGACCCCGGCGTCATGCAAGCCACCAGCCGCAGCCTTGATGTGGCAATGAAGGGCAACGCCTGGCTGGCCGTGCAGGGCCTGGACGGCACCGAGGCCTACACCCGCGCGGGCGCACTCGATGTCAATGCCGAAGGCCTGCTGGTCATACGCAACGGCCTGCCGGTGCAAGGCGATGGCGGCCCGATCAATGCGCCGCCCAATACCGAGCTGTCCATCGGCGGCGACGGCACCGTCAGCGCCAAAGCGGCCAACGGCACCAGCACCACCATCGGCAAGCTCAAGCTGGTCACGCCCGAGGCACGCCTGACGCGCGGCGCCGACGGTCTGTTCCGTGCGCCCGACGGCGACCTGCCCGCCGACCCGACGGCACGCCTGCAAGACGGCGCGCTGGAAGGCTCCAACGTCAGCGCCGTCGAAACCATGGTCAGCATGATTGCCGCCGGCCGCCAGTTCGAGCAACAGATGAAGCTGATGCAGATTGCCCAGACCCAGGGCCAGCAATCGGCCAAGCTGCTGGGCACCACCTGA
- the flgM gene encoding flagellar biosynthesis anti-sigma factor FlgM produces the protein MKIGNSPEIASSAVTADKAGAAQTGRAQGQGATAQVAGKKAPEASATLELSTNATKLLAGVAEDGSFDAEKVGRISQAISDGKFTVNANVIADKLIANAQEMLSRMTPH, from the coding sequence ATGAAAATCGGTAATAGCCCAGAGATCGCATCGTCGGCCGTCACGGCCGACAAGGCGGGCGCGGCCCAGACAGGGCGAGCGCAAGGCCAGGGCGCGACTGCACAAGTGGCCGGAAAGAAGGCGCCGGAGGCCAGCGCCACCCTGGAGCTGTCGACCAATGCGACCAAGCTCCTGGCGGGTGTGGCGGAAGACGGCAGCTTCGATGCCGAGAAGGTCGGGCGCATCTCGCAGGCCATCTCGGACGGCAAGTTCACGGTCAACGCCAACGTCATCGCCGACAAGCTGATTGCCAACGCTCAAGAAATGCTGAGCCGGATGACGCCTCACTGA
- the flgG gene encoding flagellar basal-body rod protein FlgG, whose translation MIRSLWIAKTGMEAQQTQLDTISNNLANVATNGFKRSHAVFEDLIYQNLRQSGANTTEQTQLPTGLQVGLGVRPVASARIYSQGNLQQTTNNLDLAIKGNGFFQVQMPDGTTAYTRDGSFQLDANGQIVTNNGYTVLPGITVPANALSVSVGNDGTVSITVPGTPAPQTLGQIQLANFVNPAGLDPKGQNLFSETASSGTPNAGAPNANGLGSLQQGYVETSNVNVVEELVSMIQTQRAYELNSKAVQTSDQMLQKLAQI comes from the coding sequence ATGATCCGCTCACTCTGGATTGCCAAGACCGGCATGGAGGCCCAGCAGACCCAGCTGGACACCATCTCCAACAACCTGGCCAACGTCGCCACCAATGGTTTCAAGCGCTCACACGCGGTGTTCGAAGACTTGATCTATCAAAACCTGCGGCAAAGCGGCGCCAACACCACCGAGCAGACCCAACTGCCCACGGGTTTGCAGGTCGGCCTGGGCGTGCGCCCGGTGGCCAGCGCCCGCATCTACAGCCAGGGCAATCTGCAGCAAACCACCAACAACCTGGACCTGGCCATCAAGGGCAATGGTTTCTTCCAGGTGCAGATGCCGGACGGCACCACGGCCTACACGCGCGACGGCTCCTTCCAGCTCGACGCCAACGGCCAGATCGTCACCAACAACGGCTATACCGTGCTGCCCGGGATCACCGTGCCGGCCAATGCACTGAGCGTGTCCGTCGGCAATGACGGCACGGTCAGCATCACCGTCCCGGGCACACCGGCGCCGCAAACCCTGGGCCAGATCCAGCTCGCCAATTTCGTCAATCCGGCCGGCCTGGACCCCAAGGGCCAGAACCTGTTCTCGGAGACCGCCTCCTCGGGCACGCCCAATGCCGGCGCGCCCAATGCCAACGGCCTGGGCTCGCTGCAACAAGGCTATGTGGAAACCTCCAACGTCAATGTGGTGGAGGAGCTGGTGTCCATGATCCAGACCCAGCGCGCCTACGAGCTCAATTCCAAGGCCGTGCAAACCTCGGACCAGATGCTGCAAAAGCTCGCACAGATCTGA
- a CDS encoding flagellar basal body P-ring protein FlgI, producing MQTATDKFLRALIGLAALLASAALWWPAEASAARIKEVAAIQGVRSNSLTGYGLVVGLDGTGDQTTQAPYTGQSLAAMLQQFGVILPQGVTMQPRNIAAVMVTAQLPAFAQPGQQLDIAVSSVGNAKSLRGGTLITTPLRGADGQVYALAQGNLIVGGAGASAGGSKVQINHLSAGRIPGGALVERSVPTPLQNGDYIQLDLNSADFATARAVARAINKAKGNGVAQALDGRVVRVRAPNDPDERVNFLADMENLALDLAEPAARIVINARTGSVVMNQAVTLAACAVAHGNLSVTISSTPQVSQPNALSGGQTQVTEKTDISIKQDPGSLIQLPAGAKLADVVKALNSLGATPQDLLAILQAMKTAGALNAELEVI from the coding sequence ATGCAAACAGCCACCGACAAATTCCTCCGCGCCCTGATCGGCCTCGCCGCCCTGCTGGCCAGCGCCGCCCTTTGGTGGCCCGCCGAGGCCTCCGCCGCCCGGATCAAGGAAGTGGCCGCCATCCAGGGCGTGCGCAGCAACTCGCTGACCGGCTATGGCCTGGTGGTGGGTCTGGACGGCACGGGTGACCAGACCACCCAAGCTCCCTACACCGGCCAAAGCCTGGCCGCCATGCTGCAGCAATTCGGTGTCATCCTGCCGCAAGGCGTGACCATGCAGCCGCGCAATATCGCCGCCGTCATGGTCACGGCCCAGCTGCCCGCATTTGCCCAGCCCGGCCAGCAGCTCGACATCGCCGTGTCCTCGGTCGGCAATGCCAAGAGCCTGCGCGGCGGCACCCTGATCACCACCCCGCTGCGCGGTGCCGACGGCCAGGTCTATGCCCTGGCGCAAGGCAATCTGATCGTCGGCGGCGCCGGCGCCTCGGCCGGTGGCTCCAAGGTGCAGATCAACCACCTCTCGGCCGGCCGCATACCCGGCGGCGCCCTGGTCGAGCGCTCGGTGCCGACGCCGCTGCAAAACGGCGACTACATCCAACTCGACCTCAACTCCGCCGATTTCGCCACCGCTCGCGCCGTGGCCCGCGCCATCAACAAGGCCAAGGGCAATGGCGTGGCCCAGGCCCTGGATGGCCGTGTCGTGCGCGTGCGCGCGCCCAACGACCCGGACGAGCGTGTCAACTTCCTGGCCGATATGGAAAACCTGGCCCTGGATCTGGCCGAGCCGGCCGCCCGCATCGTCATCAACGCCCGCACCGGCTCGGTGGTCATGAACCAGGCCGTCACCTTGGCCGCCTGTGCCGTGGCCCACGGCAATCTGTCGGTGACCATCAGTTCCACACCGCAAGTCAGCCAGCCCAATGCCCTGTCGGGCGGCCAGACCCAGGTGACCGAGAAGACCGACATCTCGATCAAGCAGGACCCCGGCTCGCTGATCCAGCTGCCCGCGGGTGCCAAGCTGGCCGATGTTGTCAAGGCGCTGAACTCGCTGGGCGCCACGCCGCAAGACCTGCTGGCCATCCTGCAAGCGATGAAAACCGCCGGCGCCTTGAACGCCGAGCTGGAGGTGATCTGA
- the flgK gene encoding flagellar hook-associated protein FlgK, whose amino-acid sequence MSGLLSIGVRAMFANQAALQAVGQNIANANTPGYSRQSVVLTTPEGQFTGAGYFGKGVTIETVERAHNEFLTRQAYTTKAIAHMDSTRMSQLSQLEKIFPPGETGLGAAAGQFLNAMVDVSSRPSDPSARQVVMGRATEVAARFSSAGQQLVELQSGVVSDLKANVDVVNELSKQIAFANDQISRANGNGHTPNDLLDQRDKLVSELSKYIQVSTLPASDGTLGVFIGGGQRLVLGAQAQELSVTQDPYDSSRAALSISDSGGPRSLDESVLTGGSLSALLQYQNKDLQDARNLLGQMAAALASRVNGQQALGLDLSDPPGKGVPIFGFGQPRALPATTNARAPDGSFASNVSMTITNASQLQASAYRLESDLSGSGTYKLTRLSDGYTQNVADGDTVDGFKISFGATPPAPGDSYRLEPVAQAAVEMRRVLEQPTGIAAASPLTATTNVDNKGSATVNSIYAVNDRFDATKLPISLAFGDPDPANPAKLQYTLTLADGSVLNGTWAAGQNIGNEPNAVPPIDLGFEMSLNGVPRKDDTISLERTQFPATNNGNAKAFLNIQGEKFVGQRQRPDGSIAVGATINEAYSATMSEIGSRVQGATYLSSVSVAVAADAEQTRAGQAGVNLDEEAARLMQFQQGYQAAAKVLQAAQKLFDELLQMAAR is encoded by the coding sequence ATGAGCGGATTGCTGTCCATCGGCGTTCGAGCCATGTTCGCCAACCAGGCCGCCTTGCAGGCGGTTGGGCAGAACATTGCCAATGCCAACACGCCCGGCTATTCGCGCCAATCGGTGGTGCTGACCACGCCGGAAGGCCAGTTCACCGGCGCCGGCTACTTCGGCAAGGGCGTGACCATCGAGACGGTGGAGCGCGCGCACAACGAATTCCTGACCCGCCAGGCCTACACCACCAAGGCCATCGCCCACATGGACTCGACTCGCATGAGTCAGCTGTCCCAGCTGGAGAAGATCTTCCCGCCCGGCGAGACCGGCCTGGGTGCCGCCGCCGGCCAGTTCCTGAACGCCATGGTGGACGTGAGCAGCCGCCCCTCCGACCCCTCCGCCCGCCAGGTGGTGATGGGCCGCGCCACCGAGGTGGCGGCGCGCTTTTCCAGCGCCGGCCAGCAGCTGGTGGAGCTGCAATCGGGCGTGGTCAGCGACCTCAAGGCCAATGTCGATGTGGTCAATGAGCTGAGCAAGCAGATCGCCTTTGCCAACGACCAGATCTCGCGCGCCAACGGCAATGGCCACACCCCGAATGACCTGCTGGACCAGCGCGACAAGCTGGTCTCCGAGCTGAGCAAGTACATCCAGGTCTCGACCCTACCCGCCAGCGACGGCACCCTGGGCGTGTTCATCGGCGGCGGCCAGCGACTGGTGCTGGGCGCGCAGGCGCAGGAACTCAGCGTCACCCAGGACCCCTACGACAGCTCACGCGCCGCGCTCAGCATCAGCGATTCCGGCGGCCCGCGCTCGCTGGACGAAAGCGTGCTGACGGGCGGCTCCCTGTCCGCCCTGCTGCAGTACCAGAACAAGGATCTGCAGGACGCTCGCAATCTGTTGGGCCAGATGGCCGCGGCCCTGGCCTCACGCGTCAACGGGCAGCAAGCCCTGGGCCTGGACCTGTCCGACCCGCCGGGCAAGGGCGTGCCCATTTTCGGCTTTGGTCAGCCGCGCGCCTTGCCCGCCACCACCAATGCGCGCGCGCCCGATGGCAGCTTTGCCTCGAACGTGAGCATGACCATCACCAACGCCAGCCAGCTGCAGGCCAGCGCCTACCGCCTGGAGAGCGATCTCAGCGGCTCCGGCACCTACAAGCTGACCCGGCTCAGCGATGGCTACACGCAGAACGTGGCCGATGGCGACACCGTCGATGGCTTCAAGATCAGCTTCGGCGCCACACCGCCCGCCCCGGGTGACTCCTACCGCCTGGAACCCGTGGCCCAGGCCGCCGTGGAAATGCGTCGCGTGCTGGAGCAGCCCACCGGCATCGCCGCCGCTTCGCCCCTGACTGCCACCACCAATGTGGACAACAAGGGCTCAGCCACGGTCAATTCCATCTACGCCGTCAACGACCGTTTCGATGCCACCAAGCTGCCCATCAGCCTGGCTTTTGGCGACCCCGATCCCGCCAACCCGGCCAAGCTGCAGTACACCCTGACCCTGGCCGATGGCTCGGTGCTCAACGGCACCTGGGCCGCAGGCCAGAACATCGGCAACGAGCCCAATGCCGTGCCGCCGATCGATCTGGGCTTCGAGATGAGCCTGAACGGCGTGCCACGCAAGGACGACACCATCTCGCTGGAGCGCACCCAGTTCCCCGCCACCAACAACGGCAATGCCAAGGCCTTCCTGAACATCCAGGGGGAAAAGTTCGTCGGCCAGCGCCAGCGCCCTGACGGCAGCATCGCCGTGGGCGCCACCATCAACGAAGCCTATTCCGCCACCATGAGCGAGATCGGCTCGCGCGTGCAGGGTGCCACCTACCTCTCCAGCGTCTCGGTGGCCGTGGCCGCCGATGCCGAGCAGACCCGGGCCGGCCAGGCCGGCGTCAACCTCGACGAAGAAGCCGCGCGGCTGATGCAGTTCCAGCAGGGCTACCAGGCCGCGGCCAAGGTGCTGCAGGCCGCGCAAAAGCTGTTCGACGAGCTGCTGCAGATGGCGGCCCGCTGA
- the flgA gene encoding flagellar basal body P-ring formation chaperone FlgA, with protein MLSTRSIPVAQMLRRPARLAAWLILSLSWSLPLWLVGMLSEAQAQTAKPVVTETLSTELRLQVQDLAQAGAKAGMPAQARVEVQVGQLDPRLKLAPCAQVQPYLPTGLQMWGRTRIGLRCIDGRARWNVTLPVQVKVYARALVAAEPLASGVSLTQAQLAMAEIDIASVAGAVFTDAAGLTGRSLVRPVAAGEAISSSSLRARQWFAAGETVQVRVSGPGFAVAGEGQAMAAGLEGQNVKIRFENGRMVTGRVVGERRVEVLL; from the coding sequence ATGCTTTCGACTCGCTCCATCCCTGTCGCTCAGATGCTCCGCCGCCCGGCGCGCCTGGCAGCATGGCTGATCCTGAGCCTGAGTTGGAGCCTGCCTTTGTGGCTGGTAGGGATGCTGAGCGAGGCTCAGGCCCAGACGGCCAAGCCGGTGGTGACCGAAACGCTGAGCACCGAATTGCGCTTGCAGGTCCAGGACCTGGCCCAGGCCGGCGCCAAGGCCGGCATGCCCGCGCAGGCACGGGTGGAGGTGCAGGTCGGTCAACTCGATCCGCGCCTCAAGCTGGCGCCCTGTGCCCAGGTGCAACCGTACTTGCCCACCGGCCTGCAGATGTGGGGCCGCACCCGCATCGGTCTGCGCTGCATCGATGGTCGCGCGCGCTGGAACGTCACGCTGCCGGTGCAAGTCAAGGTCTATGCCCGTGCCCTGGTGGCCGCCGAACCCCTGGCTTCGGGGGTGAGCCTGACTCAAGCGCAGCTGGCAATGGCCGAAATAGACATAGCGTCTGTGGCCGGCGCGGTGTTCACCGATGCGGCCGGCTTGACTGGACGCAGCCTGGTCCGCCCTGTGGCGGCTGGCGAAGCGATCAGCAGCAGCAGCTTGAGGGCGCGGCAGTGGTTTGCGGCGGGTGAGACGGTGCAGGTCCGGGTTTCCGGGCCGGGCTTCGCGGTCGCCGGCGAAGGTCAGGCCATGGCCGCGGGTTTGGAAGGACAGAACGTCAAGATCCGCTTCGAAAACGGGCGGATGGTGACGGGTCGGGTCGTCGGTGAACGACGGGTGGAGGTGTTGTTGTGA
- a CDS encoding flagellar basal body L-ring protein FlgH, which translates to MNTLPRHHMLHARLPRLLLALSSALLLGGCSTLYREPQVELQHTPVVNMPALPAHGPSNGAIYQAAAYRPLFEDHRARMVGDTLTIQIVEKVTASQSSTSELNKTGSLTAGVTALPFVSANSFGRASAGGSSATKSTGKGTNENTNDFSGSITAVVTAVLPNGHLMISGEKQIGVNHNVDVLRFSGQVDPRAITQGNVVPSASVANVRIEQKGRGATADAHGIGWLSRFFLNLWPT; encoded by the coding sequence ATGAACACCCTGCCCCGCCATCACATGCTTCACGCCCGCCTGCCTCGCTTGCTGCTCGCCTTGTCCAGTGCCTTGCTGCTCGGCGGCTGCAGCACGCTCTACCGCGAACCCCAGGTCGAGCTGCAGCACACGCCGGTGGTGAACATGCCCGCCCTGCCCGCCCATGGCCCCAGCAATGGCGCCATCTACCAGGCCGCCGCCTACCGGCCGCTGTTCGAAGACCACCGCGCCCGCATGGTGGGCGACACCTTGACCATCCAGATTGTCGAGAAGGTCACCGCCAGCCAGAGCAGCACCAGCGAGCTCAACAAGACCGGCTCGCTGACCGCCGGCGTCACCGCCCTGCCCTTTGTCAGCGCCAACTCCTTCGGCCGCGCCTCGGCCGGCGGCAGCTCGGCCACCAAGTCCACCGGCAAGGGCACGAACGAGAACACCAACGACTTCTCCGGCAGCATCACCGCCGTGGTCACCGCCGTGCTGCCCAATGGCCATCTGATGATCAGCGGCGAGAAGCAGATCGGCGTCAACCATAACGTCGATGTTCTGCGCTTCTCGGGCCAGGTGGACCCGCGCGCCATCACCCAGGGCAATGTCGTGCCCTCGGCTTCGGTGGCCAATGTTCGGATCGAACAGAAGGGCCGCGGCGCCACCGCCGACGCCCATGGAATAGGCTGGTTGTCGCGCTTCTTTTTGAACCTTTGGCCGACTTAA